From a single Oncorhynchus nerka isolate Pitt River linkage group LG11, Oner_Uvic_2.0, whole genome shotgun sequence genomic region:
- the acad8 gene encoding isobutyryl-CoA dehydrogenase, mitochondrial isoform X1 has translation MAMGTLSRVVRLSSCIGRSRRLIFNSTQRRGIASCIDPSHGLSDEQKEFQKMAFDFAAHEMSPHMAEWDEKEIFPVETMRKAAQLGFGGIYVQPEVGGSGLSRLDTSVIFEALSTGCVSTTAYISIHNMCNWMIDTFGNTEQREKFCPELCTMDKFASYCLTEPGSGSDAASLLTTAKLEGDHYILNGSKAFISGGGDTDVYIVMCRTGGKGPKGISCVVVEKDTPGLSFGKKEKKVGWNSQPTRAVILEDCHIPVTNRLGQEGQGFNIAMRGLNGGRINIASCSLGAAHACVQLARDHLLVRKQFGEALSNNQFLQFKLAEMATKLVASRLLLREAAVALQESRSDAVSLCSMAKLFVTDECFNLLRCSWTALTHRYLCNQQICNQALQMHGGYGYLKDYAVQQFVRDIRVHQILEGTNEVMRMIIARSLLSESG, from the exons TCAGCGATGAACAGAAGGAGTTTCAGAAGATGGCCTTTGACTTCGCAGCCcatgaaatgtctccacacatggCCGAGTGGGATGAAAAG GAAATCTTCCCGGTGGAGACCATGCGAAAGGCTGCCCAGCTGGGGTTTGGAGGGATCTATGTACAGCCGGAGGTGGGGGGATCTGGCCTGTCTCGCCTGGACACCTCTGTCATCTTTGAGGCGTTATCGACAGGCTGTGTCAGCACCACAGCCTACATCAGCATTCATAA CATGTGTAACTGGATGATTGACACCTTCGGCAACACCGAGCAGAGGGAGAAGTTCTGCCCTGAGCTTTGTACGATGGACAAGTTTGCCTCTTATTGTCTCACTGAACCAG GCAGTGGCAGTGATGCTGCTTCGTTACTCACTACTGCAAAGTTGGAAGGAGACCATTATATCCTCAATGGTTCCAAG GCCTTCATCAGTGGAGGAGGAGACACAGACGTGTACATAGTAATGTGTCGGACGGGAGGGAAAGGTCCCAAGGGGATCTCCTGTGTGGTGGTGGAGAAAGACACTCCAGGACTCAGCTTTggcaagaaggagaagaag gtgggaTGGAACTCTCAGCCAACTAGAGCAGTGATCTTAGAGGACTGCCACATCCCAGTGACCAATCGGCTGGGTCAGGAGGGACAGGGCTTCAACATTGCTATGAGAGGCCTGAACGGAGGCAGGATCAATATTG CCTCTTGTTCTCTTGGGGCGGCCCATGCATGTGTACAGCTGGCGAGAGATCACCTGCTAGTACGCAAGCAGTTTGGAGAGGCTCTCTCTAACAACCAG TTCCTGCAGTTTAAGTTGGCAGAGATGGCAACCAAGCTAGTGGCATCACGTCTGTTGCTACGCGAGGCTGCCGTGGCACTGCAGGAGAGCAGGTCTGACGCTGTGTCCCTCTGCTCCATGGCCAAACTCTTTGTCACTGACGAGTGCTTCAAC CTACTCAGATGTAGCTGGACAGCTCTCACACACAGGTATCTCTGCAATCAACAGATCTGTAACCAGGCACTCCAGATGCATGGTGGATACGGTTACCTCAAAGACTACGCTGTTCAACAGTTTGTCCGGGACATTCGAGTACACCAGATACTGGAGG GAACAAATGAAGTGATGCGGATGATAATTGCCAGAAGTTTACTGTCAGAGTCTGGATAA
- the acad8 gene encoding isobutyryl-CoA dehydrogenase, mitochondrial isoform X2, whose translation MAMGTLSRVVRLSSCIGRSRRLIFNSTQRRGIASCIDPSHGLSDEQKEFQKMAFDFAAHEMSPHMAEWDEKEIFPVETMRKAAQLGFGGIYVQPEVGGSGLSRLDTSVIFEALSTGCVSTTAYISIHNMCNWMIDTFGNTEQREKFCPELCTMDKFASYCLTEPGSGSDAASLLTTAKLEGDHYILNGSKAFISGGGDTDVYIVMCRTGGKGPKGISCVVVEKDTPGLSFGKKEKKVGWNSQPTRAVILEDCHIPVTNRLGQEGQGFNIAMRGLNGGRINIASCSLGAAHACVQLARDHLLVRKQFGEALSNNQFLQFKLAEMATKLVASRLLLREAAVALQESRSDAVSLCSMAKLFVTDECFNICNQALQMHGGYGYLKDYAVQQFVRDIRVHQILEGTNEVMRMIIARSLLSESG comes from the exons TCAGCGATGAACAGAAGGAGTTTCAGAAGATGGCCTTTGACTTCGCAGCCcatgaaatgtctccacacatggCCGAGTGGGATGAAAAG GAAATCTTCCCGGTGGAGACCATGCGAAAGGCTGCCCAGCTGGGGTTTGGAGGGATCTATGTACAGCCGGAGGTGGGGGGATCTGGCCTGTCTCGCCTGGACACCTCTGTCATCTTTGAGGCGTTATCGACAGGCTGTGTCAGCACCACAGCCTACATCAGCATTCATAA CATGTGTAACTGGATGATTGACACCTTCGGCAACACCGAGCAGAGGGAGAAGTTCTGCCCTGAGCTTTGTACGATGGACAAGTTTGCCTCTTATTGTCTCACTGAACCAG GCAGTGGCAGTGATGCTGCTTCGTTACTCACTACTGCAAAGTTGGAAGGAGACCATTATATCCTCAATGGTTCCAAG GCCTTCATCAGTGGAGGAGGAGACACAGACGTGTACATAGTAATGTGTCGGACGGGAGGGAAAGGTCCCAAGGGGATCTCCTGTGTGGTGGTGGAGAAAGACACTCCAGGACTCAGCTTTggcaagaaggagaagaag gtgggaTGGAACTCTCAGCCAACTAGAGCAGTGATCTTAGAGGACTGCCACATCCCAGTGACCAATCGGCTGGGTCAGGAGGGACAGGGCTTCAACATTGCTATGAGAGGCCTGAACGGAGGCAGGATCAATATTG CCTCTTGTTCTCTTGGGGCGGCCCATGCATGTGTACAGCTGGCGAGAGATCACCTGCTAGTACGCAAGCAGTTTGGAGAGGCTCTCTCTAACAACCAG TTCCTGCAGTTTAAGTTGGCAGAGATGGCAACCAAGCTAGTGGCATCACGTCTGTTGCTACGCGAGGCTGCCGTGGCACTGCAGGAGAGCAGGTCTGACGCTGTGTCCCTCTGCTCCATGGCCAAACTCTTTGTCACTGACGAGTGCTTCAAC ATCTGTAACCAGGCACTCCAGATGCATGGTGGATACGGTTACCTCAAAGACTACGCTGTTCAACAGTTTGTCCGGGACATTCGAGTACACCAGATACTGGAGG GAACAAATGAAGTGATGCGGATGATAATTGCCAGAAGTTTACTGTCAGAGTCTGGATAA